The Algoriphagus sanaruensis genome window below encodes:
- a CDS encoding formate--tetrahydrofolate ligase, translated as MNDLQIANSVAPLPIQQIAEKIGIDTEKLEFYGKYKAKLPLDLINEEKARQSNLILVTAITPTPAGEGKTTVTIGLNDGLNRLGKASIAVIREPSLGPVFGIKGGAAGGGWSQVIPMEDINLHFTGDFHAIEKANNLLSALIDNNIQSKTRNLGIDPRTVLWKRAMDMNDRALRTTVVGLGGKNGGIPRETGFNITAASEVMAILCMSKDLEDLKERFARIYIGDRFDGSPVLAGDLNAQGAMATLMKEAIKPNLVQTLGHHSAIIHGGPFANIAQGTNSILATKMGLSLGDYVVTEAGFGSDLGAEKFFNIKSRSAGLSPKAVVLVATIRALKYHGGKSLKELTQPDVAALEKGLPNLQHHLNSLSSFGVPVVVAVNVFSSDSEEERKLIVDYCQNQGVSVALSEGWAKGGEGCESLGSLVIQAAEKCEKSFTPTYQLEDSVEEKIKKVAHTIYGASGVEFSSIAKSQLKKIEKLGYGQFPICMAKTQKSISDQEKLIGRPTGFTITIREFEIAAGAEFIIPIAGEILRMPGLPEVPAAESVDISADGQISGLF; from the coding sequence ATGAATGACCTTCAGATTGCAAATTCAGTCGCTCCACTACCGATCCAGCAGATCGCTGAGAAAATCGGAATCGACACCGAGAAGCTTGAATTTTACGGAAAATACAAGGCCAAACTCCCGCTTGATCTAATCAATGAAGAAAAGGCAAGACAAAGCAACTTGATTCTGGTGACGGCGATTACCCCGACTCCTGCGGGAGAGGGGAAGACAACTGTTACGATTGGGTTGAATGATGGCTTAAACCGTTTGGGGAAAGCTTCAATCGCGGTGATTCGAGAGCCTAGTCTGGGACCAGTTTTTGGAATCAAAGGTGGGGCGGCCGGTGGAGGATGGTCTCAAGTTATTCCCATGGAAGACATCAACCTCCATTTCACAGGTGACTTTCATGCGATCGAAAAGGCCAATAATTTGCTTTCTGCCTTGATTGACAATAATATCCAAAGCAAAACCAGGAACCTGGGCATCGATCCTCGCACTGTCCTTTGGAAGCGAGCTATGGACATGAATGACCGTGCCCTTCGAACTACTGTCGTTGGGCTTGGAGGAAAAAATGGAGGCATCCCTCGAGAGACCGGATTCAATATTACCGCTGCCTCAGAGGTGATGGCCATTCTTTGTATGAGCAAGGATTTGGAGGATTTGAAAGAGCGATTTGCTAGAATCTATATCGGAGATCGTTTTGATGGTTCTCCAGTGCTTGCCGGTGATCTCAACGCTCAAGGAGCCATGGCTACTTTGATGAAAGAAGCCATAAAACCCAACTTGGTTCAGACACTTGGACATCATTCAGCCATCATCCATGGAGGGCCTTTTGCCAACATTGCCCAAGGAACCAATTCCATTTTAGCTACCAAAATGGGGCTAAGTCTAGGGGATTATGTGGTGACGGAAGCAGGCTTTGGATCCGACCTGGGAGCAGAAAAATTTTTCAATATTAAATCCCGATCGGCTGGACTTTCTCCGAAGGCGGTGGTTTTGGTGGCCACCATCCGAGCCTTGAAATACCATGGTGGAAAGTCTCTTAAAGAATTGACTCAGCCAGATGTAGCAGCCTTGGAAAAAGGATTGCCTAATCTTCAGCATCATTTGAATAGCTTGAGCAGTTTTGGTGTTCCGGTCGTGGTTGCCGTGAATGTATTCAGTTCAGACTCCGAGGAAGAGCGAAAATTGATCGTCGATTACTGCCAAAATCAAGGGGTTTCAGTTGCACTCAGTGAAGGATGGGCGAAGGGTGGAGAAGGCTGTGAATCCCTCGGTTCATTGGTTATTCAAGCTGCAGAAAAGTGTGAAAAGTCCTTTACACCCACCTATCAGCTTGAAGATTCGGTAGAGGAAAAAATCAAAAAAGTAGCCCATACGATTTATGGGGCCTCAGGCGTGGAGTTTTCCTCCATCGCCAAGAGCCAATTGAAAAAAATCGAAAAACTAGGCTATGGGCAGTTTCCGATTTGTATGGCCAAGACACAGAAAAGCATCAGCGATCAAGAAAAACTAATTGGAAGGCCTACTGGATTTACCATCACCATCCGTGAGTTTGAAATCGCTGCCGGAGCAGAGTTCATTATTCCAATTGCAGGGGAAATTCTGAGAATGCCTGGGTTGCCTGAAGTTCCAGCTGCAGAATCTGTGGATATTTCGGCGGATGGACAGATTTCAGGACTTTTCTGA
- a CDS encoding Hsp20/alpha crystallin family protein, whose product MGKLTKKDRGFWPHMVKDFFGTENPFGWEDKFWFPEKSVEIPSTNVIENDKEFKLELSAPGFEKGDFKIDIHDGVLSICGERKNESEEEKENYRKKEFSYSSVRRSFVLPEEVEQDEIKAKYDKGILRIVLPKSSTKSGKPVRKIEIK is encoded by the coding sequence ATGGGCAAACTCACCAAAAAAGACAGAGGTTTTTGGCCACATATGGTCAAAGACTTTTTCGGCACAGAGAATCCTTTCGGCTGGGAGGATAAGTTTTGGTTTCCCGAAAAATCCGTGGAAATCCCGTCAACCAATGTGATTGAGAATGATAAAGAATTCAAGCTTGAGCTTTCTGCTCCAGGTTTTGAAAAAGGAGATTTCAAGATTGACATTCACGACGGTGTATTGAGCATTTGCGGCGAGCGCAAAAATGAATCTGAAGAAGAAAAGGAAAACTACCGAAAGAAAGAATTTTCATACAGCAGCGTCCGCCGATCTTTTGTGTTACCAGAGGAAGTTGAGCAAGATGAAATAAAGGCCAAGTATGACAAAGGAATCTTGCGTATCGTTTTACCTAAATCGTCCACCAAATCCGGTAAGCCGGTTCGAAAAATCGAAATAAAGTAA